The Ovis aries strain OAR_USU_Benz2616 breed Rambouillet chromosome 11, ARS-UI_Ramb_v3.0, whole genome shotgun sequence genome window below encodes:
- the RAI1 gene encoding retinoic acid-induced protein 1 — translation MQSFRERCGFHGKQQTYQQTSQETSRLENYRQPSQAGLSCDRQRLLTKDYYGPQPFPGYEGGAGTPATARAGKGLSSPQAPPGRPAFAGYTVQDGSPYPGRYSGEEGLQAWGGPQPPPPQPQPLPGGVGKYDENLMKKTVVPPSRQYPEQGAQLPFRTHALHVQQQLPQPPPSLAYPKLQRQKPQSDLASPLPFSQGGHFPQQSQSFPASSTYSSGQASGQGAHSYKSCTAPSAQPHDRPLTANASLAPGQRVPNLHAYQSSRLSYDPQKQQQQTLQSRHHAQESLHYQNLAKYQHYGQQGPGYCQPDATVRTPEQYYQTFSPGSGHSPARSVGRSPSYSSTPSPLMPNLENFPYNQQPLGPGAFPAGLTDHSHFMPLLNPSPTDAASSVDTQAANCKALQKDKLPESLLSDLSLHSLTALTSQVENISNTVQQLLLSKAAGPQKKGLKSLVARTPEQHKSQHCSPEGSGYSAEPAGTPLSEPLSSTPQSTHAEPPEADYLSGSEDPLERSFLYCSQARGSPARVHGGSKAKPESVSTCSVTSPDDMSTKSDDSFQSLHGSLPLDSFSKLVAGERDCPRLLLSALAQEDLASEILGLQEAISEKADKAWAEAPGLAKDTGKPPFSLENHSACLDPVAKGAWPRPGEQESLPEALQLDKGSSAKDFSPGLFEDPSVGFTTPDPKKTAGPLSFSAKATLGAAASDPTVAFDCFPDTTSAGSGDGAHPFAWPEENLGDACPRWGLHPGELTKGLEQGGKATDSASQDGTREASACLGFQEEAPPGEKAAVPRDSQQEAAGGVKEEAGGLLQCPEVSKADRWLDDSRHCCSAADFGDLPLLPAPGRKEDLEAEEYSSLCELLGSPEQRPGLQDALSPKAPLLCGKEEVEEVLDPKAGWGSPCPLSGDSVILLGPTVGAESKVQSWFESSLSHMKPEEEGPDGVLAPGDSAAVTPEASLAPKPNKPAVPEAPIAKKEPVPRGKSLRSRRVHRGLPEAEDSPCRAPALPKDLLLPESCTGPPQGQMEGAGTPGRGISEGLPRMCTRSFTALSEPRTPGPPGLPTTPAPPDKLGGKQRAAFKSGKRVGKPSPKAASSPSNPAALPVASDSSPMGSKTKETDSLDAPGKDQRSMILRSRSRAQEAFHSKRRRPSESRLPNCRAAKKLLANNHLPATFKVAGSPQKEGRAGQRARVPKPGASGKLSDRPLHALKRKSAFMAPVPTKKRNLVLRSGGLGGDVKEEGAEGSPTLFKRITSPKKAKPTKGNGEPTAKPPPLETPDTGLKLASRASFQGAMKTKVLPPRKGRGLKLEAIVQKITSPSLKKFACRAPGAPPGNPVSPSLPEKERGLKSSGGSLLGSEEGLLNVSPGQKFPAALGAEPLCRNPTNRSLKGKLVNSKKLSLTDSFKTEAFTSPEALLPGGTALAPKKRSRKGRAGALGLPKGSLEKRPHLGPALLLTPRDRASGTQGASEDSSGIGGKKPKTEELGLAAQPPEGRPCQPQTRAQKQPGHANYSSYSKRKRLTRGRAKSTTSSPCKGRAKRRRQQQVLPLDPAEPEIRLKYISSCKRLRADSRSPAFSPFVRVEKRGAFTTVCTVVNSPGEEPQPQRKPSSSSSCSFLDTAGASLATLPGGIVPQPRPSLPLSSTMHLGPVVSKALSTSCLVCCLCQNPANFKDLGDLCGPYYPEHCLPKKKPKLKEKVRLEGTCEEALLPLERTLKGLECPAAASSAATTTTGKPPRPDGPADPAKQGSLRTSARGLSRRLQSCYCCDGRGDGSEEAAPADKSRKHECSKEPPAEPGGDTQEHWVHEACAVWTGGVYLVAGKLFGLQEAMKVALDMTCSSCQEAGATIGCCHKGCLHTYHYPCASDAGCIFIEENFSLKCPKHKRLPL, via the coding sequence ATGCAGTCTTTTCGAGAAAGGTGTGGTTTCCATGGCAAACAGCAGACCTACCAGCAGACCTCACAGGAGACGTCGCGCCTGGAGAACTACAGGCAGCCAAGCCAGGCTGGGCTGAGCTGCGACCGGCAGCGTCTGCTGACCAAGGACTACTACGGCCCGCAGCCCTTCCCCGGTTACGAGGGCGGCGCGGGCACGCCCGCCACCGCGCGTGCCGGCAAAGGCCTGTCCTCGCCGCAGGCCCCGCCGGGGAGGCCGGCCTTCGCGGGCTACACCGTCCAGGACGGCAGCCCATACCCAGGCCGCTACTCGGGCGAGGAGGGCCTGCAGGCCTGGGGGGGCCCCCAGCCACCCCCGCCTCAGCCGCAGCCCCTGCCAGGCGGGGTGGGCAAATATGATGAGAATCTGATGAAAAAGACGGTGGTGCCCCCCAGCCGGCAGTATCCAGAGCAGGGTGCCCAGCTGCCCTTCCGGACTCACGCCCTCCATGTCCAGCAGCAGCTGCCGCAGCCCCCACCATCCCTGGCATACCCCAAGCTCCAGAGGCAGAAACCCCAGAGTGACCTTGCCTCCCCCCTGCCCTTCTCCCAGGGCGGCCACTTCCCCCAGCAGTCCCagtccttccctgcctcctctacCTACTCCAGTGGCCAGGCCAGCGGGCAGGGGGCCCACTCCTACAAGAGCTGCACGGCCCCCTCCGCCCAGCCCCACGACAGGCCGCTGACCGCCAATGCCAGCCTGGCCCCTGGCCAGCGGGTCCCGAACCTTCACGCCTACCAGTCCAGCCGCCTCAGCTATGAcccacagaagcagcagcagcagaccctccAGAGCCGTCACCATGCCCAGGAAAGCCTGCACTACCAAAACCTTGCAAAGTACCAACACTATGGGCAGCAAGGCCCAGGCTACTGTCAGCCGGACGCAACTGTCAGGACCCCAGAGCAGTACTACCAGACCTTCAGCCCTGGCTCCGGCCATTCACCCGCGCGCTCTGTGGGCCGCTCACCCTCCTACAGCTCCACCCCGTCACCACTGATGCCCAACCTGGAGAACTTTCCCTACAACCAGCAGCCACTCGGCCCTGGGGCTTTCCCCGCCGGCCTCACCGACCACAGCCACTTCATGCCCCTGCTCAACCCCTCCCCGACGGATGCTGCCAGCTCTGTGGACACCCAGGCCGCCAACTGCAAGGCCCTGCAGAAGGACAAGCTTCCTGAGAGCCTGCTGTCGGACCTCAGCCTGCATAGCCTCACGGCCCTGACCTCCCAGGTGGAGAACATCTCCAACACcgtgcagcagctgctgctgtccAAGGCGGCCGGGCCTCAGAAGAAGGGCCTCAAGAGCCTGGTGGCCCGGACACCGGAGCAGCACAAAAGCCAGCACTGCAGCCCTGAGGGCAGCGGCTACTCGGCCGAGCCAGCAGGCACACCATTATCGGAGCCGCTGAGCAGCACACCGCAGTCCACGCATGCTGAGCCGCCCGAGGCCGACTACCTGAGCGGCTCTGAGGACCCACTGGAGCGCAGCTTCCTCTACTGCAGCCAGGCCCGCGGCAGCCCCGCCAGGGTCCACGGCGGCTCCAAGGCCAAGCCCGAGTCCGTATCCACCTGCTCCGTGACCTCACCGGACGACATGTCCACCAAGTCTGACGACTCCTTCCAGAGCCTGCACGGCAGCCTGCCCCTCGACAGCTTCTCCAAGCTTGTGGCTGGCGAGCGAGACTGCCCGCGGCTGCTGCTCAGCGCCCTAGCACAGGAAGACTTGGCCTCCGAGATCCTGGGGCTGCAGGAGGCCATAAGCGAGAAGGCCGACAAGGCCTGGGCCGAGGCGCCGGGCCTGGCCAAAGACACCGGCAAGCCGCCCTTCTCTCTGGAGAACCACAGCGCCTGCCTGGACCCTGTGGCCAAGGGTGCATGGCCACGGCCAGGGGAGCAGGAGTCCCTGCCCGAGGCACTGCAGCTGGACAAGGGCAGCAGCGCCAAGGACTTCAGTCCGGGGCTATTTGAAGACCCCTCTGTGGGCTTCACCACCCCTGACCCCAAGAAAACAGCCGGTCCCCTCTCCTTCAGCGCCAAGGCCACCCTGGGGGCTGCGGCCTCAGACCCCACCGTGGCTTTTGACTGCTTCCCAGACACGACCTCTGCCGGCTCGGGGGATGGTGCCCACCCCTTTGCCTGGCCCGAGGAGAACCTGGGGGATGCCTGTCCTCGGTGGGGGCTGCACCCCGGCGAGCTCACCAAGGGTCTGGAGCAGGGCGGAAAGGCCACAGACAGTGCCAGCCAGGACGGCACCCGGGAGGCTTCGGCCTGCCTGGGCTTCCAGGAGGAGGCACCCCCTGGGGAGAAGGCTGCAGTGCCCCGGGACTCCCAGCAGGAGGCGGCGGGCGGGGTGAAGGAGGAGGCAGGCGGGCTGCTGCAGTGCCCCGAGGTGAGCAAGGCCGACCGCTGGCTGGACGACAGTCGGCACTGCTGCTCAGCCGCCGACTTTGGGGACCTCCCACTGCTGCCAGCGCCGGGCCGGAAGGAGGACCTGGAGGCCGAGGAGTACTCGTCCCTGTGCGAGCTCCTGGGGAGCCCTGAGCAGAGGCCGGGCCTGCAGGATGCACTGTCACCCAAGGCCCCGCTGCTGTGCGgcaaggaggaggtggaggaggtgcTGGACCCCAAGGCCGGCTGGGGCTCCCCGTGTCCCCTCTCTGGGGACTCAGTCATCTTGCTGGGCCCCACCGTGGGTGCCGAGTCCAAGGTCCAGAGCTGGTTCGAGTCCTCCCTGTCCCATATGAAACCAGAGGAAGAGGGGCCCGATGGGGTGCTGGCTCCAGGGGATTCTGCTGCTGTGACCCCAGAGGCCTCTTTGGCGCCAAAGCCAAACAAGCCTGCTGTGCCCGAGGCCCCCATTGCCAAGAAAGAGCCCGTGCCTCGCGGTAAAAGCTTGAGGAGCCGGCGGGTGCACCGGGGGCTGCCTGAGGCCGAGGACTCCCCGTGCAGGGCACCGGCACTGCCCAAAGACCTGCTGCTCCCTGAATCATGCACGGGGCCCCCCCAGGGACAGATGGAGGGGGCGGGGACCCCAGGCCGGGGGATCTCAGAAGGACTTCCCAGGATGTGTACCCGCTCCTTCACAGCCTTGAGtgagccccgcacacccggacccccaggcctgcccaccacccctgcccccccagACAAGCTGGGGGGCAAGCAGCGAGCCGCCTTCAAGTCAGGCAAGCGGGTGGGGAAGCCCTCCCCAAAGGCAGCGTCCAGCCCCAGCAACCCGGCCGCCTTGCCCGTGGCCTCCGACAGCAGCCCCATGGGCTCCAAGACCAAGGAAACGGACTCGCTGGATGCACCAGGCAAAGACCAGCGGTCCATGATCCTCCGGTCCCGCAGCAGGGCCCAGGAAGCCTTCCACTCCAAGCGCAGGCGGCCCTCGGAGAGCCGACTGCCAAACTGCCGTGCTGCCAAGAAGCTCCTCGCCAACAACCACCTGCCCGCCACGTTCAAAGTTGCTGGCAGCCCCCAGAAAGAGGGGAGGGCAGGCCAGCGGGCGAGGGTCCCCAAGCCTGGTGCCAGCGGCAAGCTCTCAGATCGACCCCTCCATGCCCTCAAAAGGAAGTCAGCCTTCATGGCTCCTGTCCCCACTAAGAAGCGCAACCTGGTCTTACGCAGTGGCGGCCTCGGGGGAGATGTGAAGGAGGAGGGGGCCGAGGGCTCCCCAACCCTCTTCAAGAGGATAACGTCTCCCAAGAAGGCGAAACCCACCAAGGGCAATGGTGAGCCCACGGCGAAGCCACCGCCCCTGGAGACCCCAGACACTGGCCTCAAGCTGGCCTCACGGGCGTCCTTCCAGGGGGCCATGAAGACCAAGGTGCTGCCACCCCGAAAAGGCCGAGGCTTGAAGCTAGAGGCCATTGTGCAGAAGATCACCTCGCCCAGCCTGAAGAAGTTCGCGTGCAGAGCACCAGGGGCCCCTCCTGGGAATCCTGTGAGCCCATCCCTCCCCGAGAAGGAACGTGGGCTCAAGAGTTCTGGGGGCAGCCTTCTGGGGTCAGAGGAAGGTCTCTTAAATGTGAGCCCCGGGCAGAAGTTCCCAGCAGCTCTGGGGGCTGAGCCATTGTGCAGAAATCCGACCAATAGATCCTTAAAAGGCAAACTCGTGAACAGTAAGAAACTGTCCTTGACCGATAGTTTCAAAACGGAGGCCTTCACATCCCCAGAGGCCCTGCTGCCCGGGGGCACTGCCCTGGCACCTAAGAAGAGAAGCCGGAAAGGCAGAGCTGGGGCCCTTGGACTCCCcaaaggctccttggagaaaaggcCCCACCTCGGCCCAGCTCTGCTGCTAACTCCCCGAGACAGGGCCAGTGGCACGCAGGGGGCCAGTGAGGACAGCTCTGGCATAGGAGGCAAGAAGCCAAAGACGGAGGAGCTGGGCCTGGCTGCCCAGCCCCCAGAGGGCCGGCCCTGCCAGCCCCAGACGAGGGCACAGAAGCAGCCGGGCCATGCCAACTACAGCAGCTATTCCAAGCGGAAGCGCCTCACGCGGGGCCGGGCCAAGAGCACCACCTCCTCACCCTGTAAGGGGCGTGCtaagcggcggcggcagcagcaggtgCTGCCCCTGGATCCCGCCGAGCCTGAAATCCGCCTCAAGTACATTTCCTCCTGCAAGCGGCTGCGGGCAGACAGCCGCAGCCCCGCCTTCTCGCCCTTCGTGCGGGTGGAGAAGCGGGGTGCGTTCACCACCGTGTGCACTGTTGTCAACTCCCCGGGAGAGGAGCCCCAGCCCCAGAGGAAgccttcctcctcctcgtcctGCTCCTTCTTGGACACGGCTGGGGCCTCCCTAGCCACGCTCCCTGGAGGCATTGTCCCACAGCCTcggccctccctgcccctctcctccACCATGCACCTGGGGCCCGTGGTTTCCAAGGCCCTGAGTACCTCTTGCCTTGTTTGCTGCCTCTGCCAAAACCCGGCCAACTTCAAGGACCTCGGGGACCTCTGTGGGCCCTACTACCCTGAACACTGCCTCCCCAAAAAGAAGCCAAAACTCAAGGAGAAGGTGCGGCTGGAGGGTACCTGTGAGGAGGCCTTGCTGCCTCTCGAGAGGACACTCAAAGGCCTTGAGTGCCCAGCTGCCGCGTCTTctgctgccaccaccaccactgggaagccccccagGCCTGATGGCCCAGCTGATCCGGCCAAGCAGGGCTCTCTGCGCACCAGTGCCCGGGGCCTGTCCCGGCGGCTGCAGAGTTGCTACTGCTGTGACGGTCGGGGGGATGGCAGTGAGGAGGCAGCCCCAGCCGACAAGAGCCGCAAGCATGAGTGCAGCAAGGAGCCGCCGGCTGAGCCTGGTGGGGACACCCAGGAGCACTGGGTGCATGAGGCCTGTGCCGTGTGGACAGGCGGGGTCTACCTGGTGGCCGGGAAGCTCTTTGGGCTGCAGGAGGCCATGAAGGTGGCCCTGGACATG